A single region of the Streptomyces caelestis genome encodes:
- a CDS encoding ribonuclease J → MSHPHPELKAATPLPEGGLRVTALGGLGEIGRNMTVFEYAGKLLIVDCGVLFPEENQPGVDVILPDFTSIRDRLDDIVAVVLTHGHEDHIGGVPYLLRERSDIPLVGSKLTLAFIEAKLKEHGIKPRTVRVREGDRRGFGPFDCEFVAVNHSIPDSLAVALRTGAGLVLHTGDFKMDQFPLDDRITDLRAFARLGEEGVDLFLTDSTNAEVPGFTTSERELNPAIEQVMRTAPRRVIVSSFASHVHRIQQVLDAAHAHGRKVAFVGRSMVRNMGIARDLGYLKVPRGLVVTAKELEKLPDHRITLVCTGSQGEPMAALSRMANRDHAIRIGKGDTVLLASSLIPGNENAIYRVINGLTRWGANVVHKGNAKVHVSGHASAGELVYCYNIVRPRNVMPVHGEFRHLRANADLAIRTGVDPDRVVIAEDGVVVDLVDGRASITGKVPAGNVYVDGMEVGGATEASLKDRVTLAEEGVVTVVAIVDADTGALAETPDFLARGFVHDETTFEPVIPVIEKTLANAAQEGVGDAHQLEQLIARAVANWAFRTHRRRPLIIPVIIDA, encoded by the coding sequence ATGAGCCATCCACACCCAGAACTCAAAGCCGCCACCCCGCTTCCCGAAGGCGGGCTGAGGGTGACCGCCCTGGGGGGCCTGGGCGAAATCGGCCGCAACATGACCGTCTTCGAGTATGCCGGCAAGCTGCTGATCGTGGACTGCGGTGTGCTGTTCCCGGAGGAGAACCAGCCGGGCGTGGACGTGATCCTGCCCGACTTCACCTCGATCCGGGACCGCCTCGACGACATCGTCGCCGTCGTCCTCACCCACGGCCACGAAGACCACATCGGCGGCGTGCCCTATCTGCTGCGGGAGCGGTCGGACATTCCCCTCGTCGGCTCCAAGCTCACCCTCGCCTTCATCGAGGCCAAGCTCAAAGAGCATGGCATCAAGCCCCGCACGGTGCGTGTGCGCGAGGGCGACCGGCGTGGCTTCGGCCCCTTCGACTGCGAGTTCGTGGCCGTCAACCACTCCATCCCGGACAGTCTCGCGGTGGCCCTGCGCACCGGCGCCGGCCTGGTGTTGCACACCGGTGACTTCAAGATGGACCAGTTCCCCCTGGACGACCGGATCACCGACCTGCGCGCCTTCGCCCGCCTCGGCGAGGAGGGCGTCGACCTGTTCCTCACCGACTCCACCAACGCCGAGGTCCCCGGCTTCACGACCTCCGAACGCGAGCTGAACCCCGCGATCGAACAGGTGATGCGCACCGCCCCGCGCCGAGTCATCGTCTCCAGCTTCGCCAGCCATGTGCACCGCATCCAGCAGGTCCTGGACGCCGCCCATGCGCACGGCCGCAAGGTGGCCTTCGTGGGCCGCTCGATGGTCCGCAACATGGGCATCGCCCGCGACCTGGGCTATCTCAAGGTCCCGCGCGGCCTGGTCGTGACCGCCAAGGAGCTGGAGAAGCTGCCGGACCACCGGATCACCTTGGTGTGTACCGGATCCCAGGGCGAGCCGATGGCGGCACTGTCGCGGATGGCCAACCGCGACCACGCGATCCGCATCGGCAAGGGCGACACCGTCCTGCTCGCCAGCTCCCTCATCCCCGGCAACGAGAACGCCATCTACCGGGTGATCAACGGGCTGACCCGGTGGGGCGCCAACGTCGTCCACAAGGGCAACGCCAAGGTGCACGTCTCCGGCCACGCGAGCGCCGGTGAACTCGTCTACTGCTACAACATCGTCCGCCCCCGCAACGTCATGCCCGTGCACGGCGAGTTCCGTCATCTGCGGGCCAACGCCGACCTCGCCATCCGTACGGGCGTCGATCCTGACCGGGTCGTCATCGCCGAGGACGGTGTCGTCGTCGACCTCGTCGACGGCCGCGCCTCCATCACCGGCAAGGTGCCCGCGGGCAACGTCTACGTGGACGGCATGGAAGTCGGCGGCGCCACGGAGGCGTCCCTCAAGGACCGCGTCACCCTCGCCGAGGAGGGCGTCGTCACGGTCGTGGCCATCGTCGACGCCGACACCGGTGCCCTGGCCGAGACCCCCGACTTCCTGGCCCGCGGTTTCGTCCATGACGAGACCACCTTCGAGCCGGTCATTCCCGTCATCGAGAAAACGCTGGCCAACGCCGCACAGGAGGGCGTCGGCGACGCCCACCAGCTCGAACAGCTCATCGCCCGAGCCGTGGCCAACTGGGCGTTCCGCACCCACCGCCGCAGGCCACTGATCATCCCCGTCATCATCGACGCCTGA
- a CDS encoding DinB family protein, which translates to MDFPPSTDRAVFHAALRDQFEVFLDEHRSALYDSLNGLTEEQARRSLVTSKTTLLGLVKHATFVEKVWFDEAITCRSRTEIGIPDSPDESFDLHDGDTIASVQHAYQQACTASRQATAKLTLDDLVRGNRRGPLPLRWIYLHTLRELAQHCGHADILREQILSGTTRHG; encoded by the coding sequence ATGGACTTCCCGCCGTCGACAGACCGCGCCGTCTTCCACGCAGCCCTCCGCGATCAGTTCGAGGTATTCCTCGATGAGCATCGATCCGCGCTGTACGACAGTCTGAACGGGCTGACCGAAGAGCAAGCACGCCGGTCACTGGTCACGTCCAAAACCACGCTGCTCGGCCTGGTCAAGCACGCCACGTTCGTCGAGAAGGTCTGGTTCGACGAGGCGATCACCTGCCGGTCCCGCACCGAGATCGGCATTCCCGACTCGCCCGACGAGTCGTTCGACCTCCACGACGGCGACACGATCGCCTCAGTCCAGCACGCCTACCAACAGGCTTGCACGGCGTCCCGTCAGGCCACGGCAAAGCTCACGCTGGACGACCTCGTACGGGGCAACCGCCGGGGCCCACTGCCGCTGCGCTGGATCTACCTCCACACGCTCCGCGAACTGGCCCAACACTGCGGCCACGCCGACATCCTTCGCGAGCAGATCCTCAGCGGCACAACACGCCACGGCTGA
- a CDS encoding CPBP family intramembrane glutamic endopeptidase, with translation MRMFCVLAVLVGANLLNNWLAPGAYVLTCVVAAAALLLIARWDGLTRADLGLDTVALYRGLWWASVLVAAVLAVFLVGLALPATREAFEDERAAGLTLGQLLWRVLIRVPVGTVLLEEVAFRGVLWAMVRRRRGTAWATAVSSVLFGLWHVLPSRGLSRANAAAAVLGTGPTGTALSVAAAVVATTAAGVVLCELRRRSGSLLAPAALHWAVNGFGYVLAWAVPRWRGQD, from the coding sequence ATGCGAATGTTCTGTGTCCTCGCCGTCCTGGTGGGCGCGAACCTGCTCAACAATTGGCTCGCGCCCGGCGCCTACGTACTCACCTGCGTGGTCGCGGCTGCCGCGCTGCTGCTGATCGCCCGGTGGGACGGTCTCACCCGCGCCGATCTCGGGCTCGATACGGTTGCCTTGTACCGCGGGCTGTGGTGGGCATCGGTCCTGGTGGCCGCGGTTCTTGCCGTCTTCTTGGTCGGGCTTGCTCTGCCGGCCACCAGGGAGGCGTTCGAGGACGAGCGCGCCGCGGGCCTGACCCTTGGGCAGCTGCTGTGGCGGGTGCTGATCCGGGTGCCGGTCGGCACCGTGCTGCTGGAGGAGGTCGCCTTCCGCGGCGTCTTGTGGGCCATGGTCCGGCGTCGGCGTGGTACTGCGTGGGCCACGGCTGTGTCGTCGGTGCTGTTCGGGCTCTGGCATGTGCTTCCCTCGCGCGGGCTGAGCCGGGCCAACGCGGCCGCAGCCGTCCTCGGCACGGGACCGACAGGCACCGCGCTGTCGGTCGCGGCCGCCGTTGTCGCCACGACCGCAGCTGGCGTCGTCCTGTGCGAGCTGCGGCGCCGGTCCGGAAGTCTGCTGGCGCCCGCGGCGCTGCACTGGGCCGTCAACGGCTTCGGCTATGTGCTGGCCTGGGCGGTACCGCGGTGGAGGGGCCAGGACTGA
- a CDS encoding alpha/beta hydrolase codes for MPLSPRIQAIGIQLLLGRMMSRVHKDLRFADIPKRTEDLLVETGAGPVPCTVYRPPADTGTPAPVYVNFHGGGFVVGRPEQDDHICRYIAATAGCVVINVDYAVAPQRQFPVPVTQAYDVTAWVAGNGPVGGWDGSRLAVGGHSAGANLTAAVCRMARDRGTFSPRLQIIDSAPLDQVADPATKQSLIAKPLLSPHLMRIFTAAYVPDPAHRADPLVSPALADDLVGLPPALVITAENDRLREEGDAYAKALEAAGVPVIHRVFEGVDHYFTHTGPVPAGKTAIDMMATTLRTALSV; via the coding sequence ATGCCATTGAGTCCCAGAATCCAAGCCATAGGGATCCAGCTGCTGCTCGGTCGGATGATGTCGCGGGTCCACAAGGACCTGCGCTTCGCGGACATCCCGAAGCGCACCGAAGACCTCCTCGTGGAGACCGGCGCCGGCCCGGTGCCCTGCACGGTCTACCGCCCGCCGGCCGACACCGGAACTCCTGCCCCCGTGTACGTCAACTTCCACGGCGGCGGTTTCGTGGTCGGCCGCCCGGAGCAGGACGACCACATCTGCCGCTACATAGCCGCCACCGCCGGCTGTGTCGTGATCAACGTGGACTATGCCGTCGCGCCGCAGCGGCAGTTTCCGGTGCCCGTCACCCAGGCCTACGACGTCACCGCCTGGGTCGCCGGCAATGGTCCCGTGGGCGGCTGGGACGGCTCGCGCCTTGCCGTGGGCGGCCACAGTGCCGGGGCCAACCTGACGGCCGCGGTCTGCCGCATGGCCCGGGACCGCGGAACCTTCTCGCCCCGGCTCCAGATCATCGACTCCGCACCGCTCGATCAGGTCGCCGACCCGGCCACCAAGCAGTCCCTGATCGCCAAGCCGCTGCTCAGTCCTCATCTCATGCGAATCTTCACGGCCGCCTACGTCCCCGACCCCGCCCACCGTGCCGATCCCCTTGTCTCACCCGCACTGGCCGATGACCTCGTCGGGCTCCCTCCCGCCCTGGTCATCACCGCGGAGAACGACCGCTTGCGAGAGGAGGGCGACGCCTACGCCAAAGCTCTGGAGGCTGCCGGTGTTCCGGTCATCCACCGTGTCTTCGAGGGAGTCGATCACTACTTCACCCACACCGGTCCGGTGCCGGCGGGGAAGACCGCCATCGACATGATGGCAACCACCTTGCGCACCGCACTCAGCGTCTGA
- a CDS encoding aldehyde dehydrogenase family protein, giving the protein MRGCCAPRWSWAATRRSWVLDDADLDLAVREAVIAKMRLGGQSRVGATRFLVQEGIADAFATASSTPTAAPSQPSQLVGEAPGQMVIELPEQCTVVSDGWWSAPGVLSAWS; this is encoded by the coding sequence GTGCGCGGGTGCTGCGCACCTCGATGGAGCTGGGCGGCAACGCGCCGTTCCTGGGTCCTCGACGACGCCGACCTCGACCTCGCGGTCCGCGAAGCGGTGATCGCGAAGATGCGGCTGGGCGGCCAGTCCCGTGTCGGCGCGACCCGGTTCCTGGTCCAGGAGGGAATCGCCGACGCGTTTGCGACCGCCTCATCGACCCCCACGGCCGCACCGTCGCAGCCGTCCCAGCTGGTTGGTGAGGCGCCCGGCCAGATGGTGATCGAGCTCCCGGAGCAGTGCACGGTCGTCAGCGACGGCTGGTGGTCTGCGCCGGGGGTCTTGTCGGCCTGGTCGTGA
- a CDS encoding aldehyde dehydrogenase family protein, giving the protein MRSCSRGHTTLRVVGEEATGDGFQDCRPLRGLHQVDYAAAYFRWYAEEAVGQHARSTPSPDGKSHIVTVAEPVGPCLLITPRNVPLDMAGPQDRRSPGRRRHRRPQTGRAHHAVIPRTGRAGA; this is encoded by the coding sequence GTGCGCTCATGCTCCCGTGGACACACCACCCTGCGAGTCGTGGGCGAGGAAGCCACGGGGGACGGATTCCAGGACTGCCGACCCCTACGAGGCCTCCACCAGGTCGACTACGCCGCGGCCTATTTCCGCTGGTACGCCGAGGAAGCGGTCGGCCAGCACGCTCGCAGCACTCCCTCCCCGGACGGCAAGAGTCACATCGTCACCGTCGCCGAACCGGTCGGGCCCTGCCTGCTGATCACTCCGCGGAATGTGCCGCTGGACATGGCTGGCCCGCAAGATCGCCGCAGCCCTGGCCGCAGGCGGCACCGCCGTCCTCAAACCGGCCGGGCTCACCACGCTGTCATCCCTCGTACTGGGCGAGCTGGCGCGTGA
- a CDS encoding ABC transporter permease — protein sequence MAALTATAPARPRKLLASRKTRVGILYALPVVVYLLVLFVYPIFSTLFLSLKNADGSLTLHWYADALTGVNLSVLFTTLRISAETALLSLLFGFVLANAISRLKPLWAGLAMLIVVVPHFISALVRTYGWIILLGDKGLVNETFTGLSVPRAPFQLLYNELGVVIGTTSMMLPYTVLLLYGVMRGVDRRLLAAASSMGAGRVTIFRRIYLGRGRGSRRR from the coding sequence ATGGCCGCCCTCACCGCCACCGCCCCCGCCCGTCCGCGCAAGCTCCTGGCTTCGCGCAAGACCCGGGTCGGGATCCTCTACGCGCTGCCGGTCGTCGTCTATCTGCTGGTGCTGTTCGTCTACCCGATCTTCAGCACGCTGTTCCTCAGCCTGAAGAACGCCGACGGGTCGCTGACGCTGCACTGGTACGCCGACGCGCTGACGGGCGTCAACCTCTCGGTGCTGTTCACCACGCTGCGGATCTCCGCGGAGACGGCGCTGTTGAGCCTCCTCTTCGGCTTCGTCCTGGCCAACGCGATCTCGCGGCTGAAGCCCCTGTGGGCCGGACTGGCGATGCTGATCGTGGTCGTGCCGCACTTCATCAGCGCCCTGGTGCGCACCTACGGCTGGATCATCCTGCTCGGTGACAAGGGCCTGGTGAACGAGACCTTCACCGGCCTGTCGGTACCGAGGGCGCCGTTCCAGCTGCTTTACAACGAGCTGGGCGTGGTCATCGGCACCACCTCCATGATGCTGCCGTACACCGTGCTGCTGCTGTACGGCGTGATGCGCGGCGTGGACCGCCGCCTGCTGGCGGCGGCGTCCAGCATGGGCGCGGGGCGTGTGACGATCTTCCGCCGGATCTACCTAGGGCGAGGGCGAGGATCGCGACGGCGATGA
- a CDS encoding IS5 family transposase (programmed frameshift), protein MTRRKPWEVSDELWAVIEPLLPKRERRFRHPGRKRIDDRKTLQGVLFVLYTGIQWEYLPQELGFGSGPTCWRRLAEWQEAGVWEELQRVLLDRLRAADRLDFSRVTVDASHVPAARGRSSPKVGPSPVDRARPGSKHHVLTDAHGTPLRVSLTGGHRNDVTQLLPLVDGLPPVRGKRGRPRRKPRALYADRGYDHDLYRRRLRERGIVPKIARRGHAHGSGLGRIRWVAEAAIAWLHGPRRLRTRWETRDDMHDALFQLAHCMTLARKIPAF, encoded by the exons ATGACACGGCGGAAGCCGTGGGAGGTCAGCGACGAACTGTGGGCGGTGATCGAGCCGCTGCTGCCGAAGCGTGAACGGCGGTTCCGGCATCCGGGACGCAAGCGGATCGATGACCGCAAGACGCTGCAGGGTGTGCTGTTCGTCCTCTACACCGGCATCCAATGGGAGTACCTGCCGCAGGAGTTGGGATTCGGTTCTGGTCCCACGTGCTGGCGGCGGCTGGCCGAATGGCAGGAAGCCGGGGTGTGGGAGGAGCTCCAGCGGGTGCTGCTGGACCGGTTGCGGGCGGCGGACCGCCTGGACTTCTCCCGCGTCACCGTCGATGCCTCGCATGTGCCGGCCGC GCGGGGGCGAAGCAGCCCAAAAGTCGGTCCGAGTCCGGTTGACCGTGCGCGGCCGGGCTCGAAGCATCACGTGCTGACCGACGCGCACGGTACCCCGCTGCGGGTGTCCCTGACCGGCGGACACCGCAACGACGTCACTCAGCTCCTGCCGCTGGTCGACGGGCTGCCGCCGGTGCGGGGGAAACGAGGTCGGCCCCGGCGCAAGCCCCGGGCACTGTATGCCGACCGCGGGTACGACCACGACCTGTACCGCCGCCGACTGCGTGAGCGCGGCATCGTCCCAAAGATCGCCAGGCGGGGGCATGCGCACGGCTCGGGCCTGGGCCGCATCCGGTGGGTCGCCGAGGCCGCCATCGCTTGGCTCCACGGACCGCGCCGCCTACGGACCCGCTGGGAAACCCGGGACGACATGCACGACGCTCTCTTCCAGCTCGCCCACTGCATGACCCTCGCCCGTAAGATCCCGGCTTTCTGA
- a CDS encoding transposase, protein MNTRAWIVFLDESGVSLLPQIRRTYSPRGRTPLLRHRLNWKRASMAGALGYHSTDPDRGARLCFHLKPGSYDTAGLIEVLEQVKVFYRGERVVLVWDGLSAHWSRAMRAWVAEQDWLTLERLPAYAPELNPVELLWSSLKKRELANLAGDHLADVADATEQGIHRINTNPGLPWSFLAHTGLTIRPPHPPNLRKDQ, encoded by the coding sequence GTGAACACACGTGCCTGGATCGTCTTCCTCGACGAATCAGGCGTCTCCCTGCTCCCTCAGATCCGCCGCACCTACTCGCCCCGAGGGCGGACTCCGCTCCTGCGGCACCGTCTGAACTGGAAGCGCGCGTCGATGGCCGGAGCCTTGGGCTACCACTCCACCGACCCCGATCGCGGGGCCCGCCTGTGCTTCCACCTCAAGCCCGGCAGCTACGACACCGCCGGGCTCATCGAGGTCCTGGAGCAGGTGAAGGTGTTCTACCGCGGCGAGCGAGTGGTCCTGGTCTGGGACGGCCTGTCCGCCCACTGGAGCCGGGCGATGCGGGCCTGGGTCGCCGAACAGGACTGGCTCACCCTGGAACGATTACCCGCCTACGCTCCCGAGCTGAACCCGGTGGAACTGCTGTGGTCCTCGCTCAAGAAGCGTGAACTCGCCAACCTCGCCGGCGACCACCTCGCCGATGTCGCCGACGCCACCGAGCAAGGCATCCACCGCATCAACACCAACCCCGGACTGCCATGGTCATTCCTCGCCCATACCGGCCTGACCATCCGTCCACCACACCCACCGAACTTACGAAAAGATCAGTAA
- a CDS encoding winged helix-turn-helix domain-containing protein, whose translation MWWPCGWEAVGVAYQPSPSVAGSSLPPLSRPQLAEARRVRAVELFEGGVSNAEIARAVGVCAESVRRWRRVWEQDGASGLRRRAATGRPPKLDDTQVEMVRAALEQGAQAHGFEADLWTLERVGAVVTRATGVVLSRASVWRLLTGRLGWSLQRPERRAVERDESEIARWIAHEWPRIKKGP comes from the coding sequence GTGTGGTGGCCGTGTGGGTGGGAGGCTGTCGGGGTGGCATATCAACCTTCCCCTTCGGTTGCCGGCTCCTCCCTTCCTCCTTTGTCTCGGCCTCAGTTGGCGGAGGCGCGTCGTGTTCGGGCAGTCGAGTTGTTCGAGGGCGGCGTCTCGAATGCGGAGATCGCGAGGGCGGTGGGGGTGTGTGCCGAGAGTGTGCGGCGTTGGCGGCGGGTGTGGGAGCAAGACGGTGCTTCGGGCCTGCGGCGACGGGCAGCCACCGGACGCCCACCCAAGCTGGACGACACCCAGGTCGAGATGGTCCGGGCCGCGTTGGAGCAAGGTGCCCAGGCTCATGGTTTCGAGGCCGACCTGTGGACCCTGGAACGAGTCGGCGCGGTCGTCACCCGGGCAACGGGGGTGGTGTTGTCGAGGGCGTCGGTGTGGCGGCTGCTGACCGGCCGGCTCGGATGGAGCCTGCAACGGCCCGAGCGGCGGGCGGTCGAGCGGGACGAGTCGGAGATCGCCCGCTGGATCGCGCACGAGTGGCCGCGCATCAAAAAGGGGCCGTGA
- a CDS encoding phytase: protein MRTHRTPCRAAVLVLGTAVLALLTPAQAGADGGGLPTVTPVSETPALYDDEAGGNSDADDPAIWRNPADPGRSLVLATAKEGGLRVYDLDARLVQSLPAPRPPAEDDAPGRYNNVDLVTGLRTSTGRADVAVVSDRGNDRLRIYRIDPSKPGGPLTDITDPAAAPVFSADQAEINDQRTAYGLATWQDKSTGRTYALVSRRERTRLALVELKPTASGTVGYSTVRTLDLPASFRLPNGTTWSPCAEPGELPQVEGMVVDPATGTLYAGQEDIGIWRMRADLTTKPVLVDKVREFGVPGVYDEATEECTAGTDPGYGGERLSADVEGLTLFQEPDGDGYLFASSQGDDTFALYDREVSEDNEYEGAFRVGAASTALDGAEECDGAAVLNAPLGSRYPNGLLVVQDGHETPEVPDGEGGTRTATGFKFVDLGDVVDAADL, encoded by the coding sequence GTGAGAACGCACCGCACACCGTGCAGAGCCGCCGTCCTCGTCCTGGGCACCGCCGTGCTCGCCCTCCTGACGCCCGCCCAGGCCGGGGCCGACGGCGGCGGCCTGCCGACGGTCACGCCCGTCAGCGAGACCCCCGCCCTCTACGACGACGAGGCGGGCGGCAACTCCGACGCGGACGATCCGGCGATCTGGCGCAACCCGGCCGACCCCGGCCGCAGCCTCGTCCTCGCGACCGCCAAGGAGGGCGGCCTGCGGGTGTATGACCTGGACGCCCGTTTGGTGCAGTCGCTGCCCGCGCCCCGTCCGCCCGCCGAGGACGACGCCCCGGGCCGGTACAACAACGTCGACCTCGTCACTGGCCTGCGCACCTCCACCGGCCGGGCCGACGTGGCCGTGGTCAGCGACCGCGGCAACGACCGGTTGCGGATCTACCGCATCGACCCCTCGAAGCCCGGCGGCCCGCTGACCGACATCACCGACCCGGCCGCCGCTCCCGTCTTCTCCGCCGACCAGGCCGAGATCAACGACCAGCGCACCGCTTACGGCCTCGCTACCTGGCAGGACAAGTCCACCGGCCGTACCTACGCCCTGGTCAGCCGGCGGGAGCGGACCCGCCTCGCGCTGGTCGAGCTGAAGCCGACCGCGAGCGGCACCGTCGGCTACAGCACGGTCCGCACCCTCGACCTGCCCGCGTCCTTCCGCCTCCCGAACGGCACCACTTGGTCCCCCTGCGCGGAGCCCGGCGAGCTCCCGCAGGTCGAGGGCATGGTGGTGGACCCCGCCACCGGCACGCTCTACGCCGGCCAGGAGGACATCGGCATCTGGCGCATGCGCGCCGACCTCACCACCAAGCCGGTCCTGGTGGACAAGGTCCGCGAGTTCGGCGTCCCCGGCGTCTACGACGAGGCGACCGAGGAGTGCACGGCCGGCACCGACCCCGGCTACGGCGGCGAGCGGCTGTCCGCGGACGTCGAGGGCCTGACGCTGTTCCAGGAGCCGGACGGCGACGGCTACCTCTTCGCCTCCAGCCAGGGCGACGACACCTTCGCCCTGTACGACCGTGAGGTGAGCGAGGACAACGAGTACGAAGGCGCCTTCCGGGTCGGCGCGGCCTCCACGGCCCTCGACGGGGCGGAGGAGTGCGACGGTGCCGCCGTCCTGAACGCCCCGCTCGGCAGCCGCTACCCGAACGGCCTGCTGGTCGTCCAGGACGGTCACGAGACCCCCGAGGTCCCCGACGGCGAGGGCGGCACGCGCACCGCGACCGGCTTCAAGTTCGTCGACCTGGGCGATGTGGTGGACGCCGCCGACCTGTGA
- a CDS encoding AraC-like ligand-binding domain-containing protein: MAHVVTTASVPVGQQVTYWQEAMTRTCVPMHISPTVDGPFRAWSTTHQLGCLQITTVEADAVHAHRTRRQIAQGNRDTINISLQKGSSGLVVQDGREALMAPGDLTFYDTTRPYSLRFAEPYGLQVFALPRQALGLPEEEVRRLTAVAMRPDEGLAALVASFLVRLASDAADYLPQTGDVLARNAVDLLTTLAAERLGRGLATGDDSATTALRLRVHAFIDRHLSDPDLSPGTVATAHHVSVRYLHYLFQEQGTTVSRWIRHRRLEACRRELARRATGGVAVAAVAQRFGFTSPAHFSRVFRAAYGMSPREWRAVAAGAPDPGQAD, encoded by the coding sequence GTGGCTCACGTCGTGACCACGGCCTCGGTACCGGTCGGCCAGCAAGTGACGTACTGGCAGGAGGCGATGACCCGGACCTGCGTGCCGATGCACATCAGCCCCACCGTGGACGGGCCCTTCCGGGCCTGGAGTACGACACACCAGCTCGGGTGCCTGCAGATCACCACGGTCGAGGCCGACGCCGTTCACGCGCACCGGACGCGGCGTCAAATCGCCCAGGGCAACCGGGACACGATCAACATCAGCCTGCAGAAGGGCAGTTCCGGCCTGGTCGTCCAGGACGGCAGGGAAGCGCTCATGGCCCCGGGCGACCTCACCTTCTACGACACCACCCGTCCCTATTCCCTGCGCTTCGCCGAGCCGTACGGTCTCCAGGTCTTCGCCCTGCCCCGGCAGGCGCTCGGGCTGCCCGAGGAAGAAGTGCGGCGTCTGACCGCGGTGGCCATGCGCCCGGACGAGGGACTGGCCGCGCTGGTGGCGTCGTTCCTCGTCCGGCTCGCGTCCGACGCGGCCGACTACCTGCCGCAGACCGGCGACGTGCTCGCCCGCAACGCCGTGGACCTGCTGACCACGCTGGCCGCCGAACGTCTTGGTCGCGGCCTGGCGACCGGTGATGACAGCGCGACCACCGCACTGCGGCTGCGGGTCCATGCTTTCATCGACCGTCATCTGTCCGATCCGGACCTGTCTCCTGGGACCGTCGCCACTGCTCACCATGTATCGGTGCGCTATCTGCACTACCTCTTCCAGGAGCAGGGCACCACGGTCAGTCGGTGGATCCGGCACCGCCGCTTGGAAGCATGCCGTCGTGAACTCGCCCGCCGGGCCACCGGCGGCGTGGCTGTGGCGGCCGTCGCGCAACGCTTCGGCTTCACCAGCCCCGCCCACTTCAGCCGGGTGTTCCGTGCCGCATACGGCATGTCCCCGCGTGAATGGCGCGCCGTCGCAGCCGGGGCACCCGATCCCGGGCAGGCGGACTGA